One segment of Anguilla anguilla isolate fAngAng1 chromosome 1, fAngAng1.pri, whole genome shotgun sequence DNA contains the following:
- the LOC118209536 gene encoding ADP-ribosylation factor-like protein 13B, whose product MKVTLTMLGLDNAGKTATVRVIKGENPEDVFPNVGFSAVGLKKGQVDLSIFDLGGTESFRDIWRHYFPESHGVIFVVDSSDVQRMQETRKVLAKVLGHPRVAGKPVLLLANKQDVNGALCEDDIIDRLSLEETVTLNKCYCQIVPCSAVKKVGKKAIKSGLDWLLKTVARDYDVISERVQKDTEEQREKEAVEMRERVERVRLIREERENREREEAEQEGRTTETEDEGNMANLFKPTGDINSEMGDKQKTNSELQITKTDADSCPEKKWKFWQWKKNRVGPLSSVSAKTPRRLMSGFKLFRRNAVAPL is encoded by the exons gaaaGTCACATTGACTATGCTGGGACTAGATAATGCGGGGAAAACAGCAACTGTGAGAGTCATTAAAGGAG aaaaCCCTGAGGATGTGTTTCCCAATGTGGGATTTTCTGCTGTGGGCCTGAAGAAGGGCCAGGTTGATTTGTCCATCTTCGACCTGGGCGGGACAGAGAGTTTCAGGGACATTTGGAGGCACTACTTCCCCGAGTCCCATGGTGTCATTTTCGTGGTGGACTCCAGCGATGTCCAACGGATGCAGGAAACCAGGAAAGTCCTGGCCAAAGTCCTTGGGCACCCTCGTGTCGCTGGGAAGCCAGTTCTTCT TCTGGCAAACAAACAGGATGTGAATGGGGCCCTGTGCGAGGATGACATCATTGACCGTCTGTCGCTGGAGGAAACCGTTACCCTGAACAAATGCTACTGTCAAATC GTACCGTGCTCGGCTGTGAAAAAGGTCGGGAAGAAAGCCATCAAGAGCGGGCTGGACTGGCTTTTGAAAACCGTGGCCAGAGATTACGATGTCATCAGTGAGCGTGTGCAGAAGGACacggaggagcagagggagaaggaggctGTGGAGATGAGAGAGCGGGTCGAGAGGGTGCGTCTGATTCGGGAGGAGAG GGAAAACAGGGAACGGGAGGAGGCTGAACAAGAGGGAAGGACAACAGAGACAGAAGATGAGGGCAACATGGCTAACCTATTCAAGCCAACAGGAGACATCAACTCCGAG ATGGGGGAcaagcagaaaacaaacagtgagCTGCAGATCACAAAGACTGACGCAG ACAGCTGTCCAGAAAAGAAGTGGAAGTTTTGGCAGTGGAAGAAGAACAGGGTGGGGCCTCTGTCGTCAGTCTCAGCTAAAACACCTCGCCGCCTCATGTCTGGTTTTAAACTGTTCAGGCGCAATGCTGTGGCCCCCCTTTAA